A DNA window from Acetilactobacillus jinshanensis contains the following coding sequences:
- a CDS encoding GH25 family lysozyme produces MVKDHKLLKTILWPVVLTIGLVLALFIGGANLSNTTSVNAANAYDISGWQGYINNQQAGQLKHEVNFMILKAEQGGLVTDNQFNHNAYEMQKNNIPYGAYDYSVYANPAQASAEAKALYQRAPQANFYVNDSEENLAGSQYNASTQAWANEIHQITTKPAILYSGSYFMNTHTTPQTRNAYDGLWVAQYGPEPNLPYHYDLWQYTDSHYSPALRERVDASVFPDGANKPMSFWTGKNVTKRQAKMQIASDSNAQPKIRRTRSARKVIKKQVVKTNYRRNNRRSRAKITYNPNYYRSKRVHLLQVTGRHGINLYTLKGKFIGHVNPNVVLTVVKYITVYHKRTGYMTKAVGIHHGHLDLFTSNKKLVTKY; encoded by the coding sequence ATGGTTAAAGATCATAAATTGTTGAAAACTATTTTATGGCCAGTCGTCCTAACGATCGGTCTTGTGCTTGCTTTGTTTATCGGTGGCGCTAACTTGTCAAACACGACTTCAGTTAACGCTGCGAACGCCTATGATATTTCGGGCTGGCAAGGCTACATTAATAATCAGCAGGCTGGCCAGTTAAAACATGAGGTTAATTTTATGATTTTAAAGGCTGAACAAGGTGGCCTAGTAACTGATAATCAGTTCAATCACAACGCCTACGAAATGCAGAAGAACAACATTCCGTATGGTGCTTATGATTACAGTGTCTACGCCAATCCCGCTCAGGCATCTGCCGAAGCTAAAGCATTATACCAGCGTGCTCCACAGGCTAACTTCTACGTCAATGATTCCGAAGAAAATCTTGCTGGCAGTCAGTACAACGCTTCAACCCAGGCTTGGGCCAACGAAATTCATCAGATCACCACTAAACCAGCAATCTTATACAGTGGATCATACTTTATGAATACTCACACGACGCCGCAAACCAGAAATGCTTATGATGGCTTATGGGTCGCTCAATACGGTCCAGAACCAAACTTGCCTTACCATTATGATTTATGGCAATACACTGATTCCCATTACAGTCCGGCTTTGAGAGAACGAGTTGATGCTTCCGTCTTTCCAGATGGTGCTAATAAACCAATGTCATTCTGGACTGGTAAAAACGTTACTAAACGTCAGGCTAAGATGCAGATTGCGTCTGATTCAAACGCCCAGCCAAAGATTCGTCGAACTCGTTCCGCTCGGAAAGTAATCAAGAAACAGGTTGTTAAGACGAATTATCGTCGTAATAATCGTAGATCCCGTGCCAAGATCACCTATAACCCGAACTATTACCGTTCCAAGCGAGTTCATTTATTACAGGTAACCGGCCGTCACGGCATCAACCTTTATACCTTGAAGGGTAAATTTATCGGTCACGTTAACCCCAACGTGGTTTTAACGGTCGTTAAATACATTACCGTTTATCACAAGCGTACTGGTTACATGACTAAAGCCGTTGGTATTCACCATGGTCACTTAGACCTGTTTACTTCGAATAAGAAATTGGTTACTAAATACTAA
- a CDS encoding 5-methyltetrahydropteroyltriglutamate--homocysteine S-methyltransferase — protein sequence MPKFKNQDLHYDIVGSFLRPKNLKRARLNYHLGNISRNDLTQIEDADIAKLVQKEKQNGLKIVTDGEFRRSWWHLDTFWGFNGIAHVKDKHGYQFHGEETRKDSARVSGKISFNPGHPDLKAYRYLHNLISDDPDIVARQSIPSPAQLFNELIRGPENIKALEKYYSNLKDLIHDVGKAYHDLIIALYNSGCRDVKLDDCTWATLCDPSFHSLIDKLAKKSSLKIDWPKLIKLNLVFNNEAIKDLPKDLVVNTHSCRGNYDSHWAAQGGYEPVAKELFGKENVDNYYLEYDTKRSGDFKPLQYVNGNKGVVLGLVTTKKPELESQQHLIHRIHEATKYVPLDRLSISPQCGFSSTEEGNHLTEAQQWAKIRLVVDTAKKVWN from the coding sequence ATGCCTAAGTTTAAGAACCAAGATTTACATTATGATATTGTTGGAAGTTTCTTACGTCCCAAGAATTTAAAGCGAGCTCGTCTAAATTATCATCTGGGAAATATCTCTCGGAATGATTTAACCCAAATCGAAGACGCGGACATCGCTAAATTAGTTCAAAAAGAAAAGCAAAACGGCTTAAAGATCGTCACCGATGGTGAATTTCGCCGTAGTTGGTGGCATTTAGATACTTTCTGGGGCTTTAACGGGATCGCCCACGTCAAAGATAAACACGGTTATCAATTCCATGGTGAAGAAACCAGAAAGGATTCCGCTAGAGTAAGCGGTAAGATCTCCTTTAATCCGGGTCATCCCGACTTAAAGGCCTATCGCTATCTTCATAACCTAATCAGTGATGATCCCGATATCGTTGCTCGGCAAAGTATTCCGTCGCCAGCTCAATTGTTTAACGAATTGATCCGCGGTCCTGAAAATATTAAGGCCTTGGAGAAATACTACTCCAATCTCAAAGACCTAATTCATGACGTCGGCAAAGCTTATCATGATCTAATTATCGCTTTATATAATTCTGGCTGTCGTGACGTTAAGCTAGATGACTGTACCTGGGCGACGCTTTGTGACCCAAGTTTCCATTCGCTAATTGATAAGTTAGCCAAGAAGTCGTCCCTTAAGATCGATTGGCCAAAACTAATCAAACTGAACTTAGTCTTTAATAACGAAGCCATTAAAGACTTACCGAAAGATTTAGTAGTCAACACCCATAGCTGTCGTGGTAATTATGACTCCCATTGGGCTGCTCAAGGTGGCTATGAACCCGTTGCCAAAGAATTATTTGGCAAAGAAAATGTCGATAACTACTACCTAGAATACGATACCAAACGTAGCGGTGACTTTAAGCCGTTGCAATACGTCAATGGTAATAAGGGCGTCGTCTTAGGCTTAGTTACCACCAAGAAACCTGAATTAGAAAGCCAGCAACATCTAATCCACCGTATTCATGAAGCCACTAAATACGTTCCATTGGATCGGTTATCAATCAGTCCGCAATGTGGCTTTTCATCAACTGAAGAAGGCAACCATCTAACAGAAGCGCAACAGTGGGCCAAGATTAGGTTAGTTGTTGATACGGCTAAGAAAGTCTGGAATTAA
- a CDS encoding 5-methyltetrahydropteroyltriglutamate--homocysteine methyltransferase: MTEFVHYDTVGSFLRPKDLKEARKNYFDNHSISKDQYLAILHKDIDAVVKKQKDLGLKIVTDGEFSRTDFADSTISSFSGVDVPRNQHSIVPFHHQRRKLPALRLVGKIAFNPAESKDLRDFNYLKKVAKKYHVTPRQSVSAPVNTFCFLFSQPANRKALKKYYPNFDDFIHDFCSAYHQLFLSLYKAGCRDIKIDDPAFTGLNDVHAWPFITGGLFGRDQAKRVFITLTNGALKDLPSDLRLSTHLCRGNNGSDWLYSGGYDYIADAVFAKENVGSFFLEYDDKRSGGFEPLKYVPKGKKVVLGLVTSKRPELEKPADLIKRIHEASKYVPLKDLALSPQCGFASTEQGNHLTEQQQWAKIKLVIDTAKKVWG, from the coding sequence ATGACTGAATTCGTTCATTATGATACCGTTGGCAGTTTCTTAAGACCAAAGGATTTAAAAGAAGCTCGTAAAAATTATTTTGATAACCATTCAATTTCTAAAGACCAATATTTAGCAATTTTACATAAGGATATTGATGCGGTCGTTAAAAAACAAAAGGATCTAGGTTTGAAAATCGTTACCGATGGTGAATTTAGCCGAACGGACTTTGCGGACAGCACCATCAGTAGCTTCTCGGGCGTTGATGTTCCGAGAAATCAGCATTCCATCGTACCATTCCATCACCAGCGCCGTAAATTACCGGCCCTTCGCTTAGTTGGTAAGATTGCTTTTAATCCAGCAGAATCGAAGGATTTACGGGATTTTAATTATCTCAAGAAAGTCGCTAAAAAATATCACGTTACACCTCGTCAAAGTGTTTCAGCACCTGTTAATACCTTCTGTTTCCTGTTCAGTCAGCCTGCCAACAGAAAGGCTTTAAAGAAGTATTACCCTAATTTTGACGACTTTATTCACGATTTCTGTTCTGCCTATCATCAACTGTTCTTATCATTATACAAGGCTGGCTGCCGAGACATTAAAATCGATGACCCCGCATTTACAGGATTAAACGATGTTCACGCCTGGCCGTTCATCACTGGTGGTCTATTTGGTCGAGACCAAGCTAAACGTGTCTTTATCACCCTAACAAACGGTGCTTTAAAGGATCTGCCGTCAGACTTAAGATTATCCACCCATCTATGTCGAGGCAATAACGGCTCCGACTGGCTATACTCTGGTGGATATGACTACATTGCGGATGCCGTCTTCGCTAAGGAAAACGTGGGTTCATTCTTCCTGGAATACGATGACAAGCGCTCCGGTGGCTTTGAGCCCTTAAAGTACGTGCCAAAAGGTAAGAAAGTCGTTCTAGGTTTAGTTACCAGTAAACGACCTGAATTAGAGAAGCCCGCGGATCTAATTAAACGCATTCACGAAGCATCTAAATACGTCCCGCTAAAGGACCTAGCTTTAAGTCCACAGTGTGGCTTCGCCTCCACCGAACAAGGTAATCACCTCACTGAACAGCAGCAGTGGGCCAAGATTAAGTTAGTTATCGATACCGCTAAAAAAGTTTGGGGTTAA
- a CDS encoding 5-methyltetrahydropteroyltriglutamate--homocysteine S-methyltransferase, with translation MPKYNHQYLHYDIVGSFLRPKPLKSARQAYREHRITHEDLTQVEDAEIAKLVRKEINSGLKIVTDGEFRRNNCFLDTVAGFNGIEKTGQYNVIPFKNDPLKVPAIKVTGKISFNPNHPDLKAFKYLHELTADEPVIPRQSIPAPAQFYSMLALDKKCFASLKQYYSDIRSFINDLGKAYHDLIMVLYHAGCRDLKLDDCTWAALCSSTFWKIIGKGRSRKATKRLTLKLDNAALKDLPKDLNLSTHVCRGNFASHWMTSGGYEYVAPCLFNREKLNQFFLEFDDDRSGGFEPLKHANNNDQIILGLITSKRPQLENSDHLIDRIHQASKYVPIQNLGLSPQCGFASTEEGNHLTEQQQWAKIRLMVNTAQKVWN, from the coding sequence ATGCCTAAATACAATCATCAATATTTACATTATGATATCGTCGGTAGTTTCTTAAGACCGAAGCCGTTAAAGTCAGCTCGACAGGCCTATCGTGAACATCGCATCACTCACGAAGACTTGACGCAGGTTGAAGACGCTGAAATCGCTAAACTGGTTAGGAAAGAAATCAATTCTGGATTAAAGATCGTCACGGACGGTGAATTCAGACGCAATAATTGTTTCTTGGATACCGTTGCTGGTTTCAACGGGATTGAAAAGACCGGTCAATACAACGTGATCCCGTTCAAAAACGATCCGTTAAAGGTTCCAGCCATTAAGGTTACCGGAAAAATCTCGTTTAACCCAAATCATCCCGACTTGAAAGCCTTTAAATATCTCCATGAACTAACGGCTGACGAACCGGTAATTCCACGGCAAAGTATCCCAGCTCCAGCCCAGTTCTATAGCATGCTGGCCCTGGATAAAAAATGCTTTGCATCACTAAAGCAATATTATTCTGACATCCGCTCGTTCATTAATGATCTAGGCAAAGCCTATCATGATCTGATCATGGTTTTATATCATGCCGGATGTCGGGACCTTAAGTTAGATGATTGTACCTGGGCAGCGCTATGCAGTTCGACCTTTTGGAAAATCATCGGTAAAGGTCGCAGTCGTAAAGCGACGAAACGCTTAACGTTAAAGCTCGATAATGCCGCATTGAAAGATTTACCGAAAGACTTAAACCTTTCCACCCACGTCTGTCGTGGTAACTTCGCATCCCACTGGATGACTTCCGGTGGTTATGAATACGTAGCACCCTGTTTATTCAATCGTGAAAAATTAAACCAGTTCTTCCTGGAATTCGACGATGACCGTTCGGGTGGCTTTGAACCGTTAAAACACGCTAACAACAACGACCAGATCATTTTGGGATTAATCACCAGCAAACGTCCACAGTTGGAAAATTCCGATCATTTGATTGACCGGATTCATCAAGCATCAAAATATGTCCCAATTCAAAATCTAGGCCTAAGTCCGCAGTGTGGTTTTGCGTCAACCGAAGAAGGCAATCACCTTACCGAGCAGCAACAATGGGCCAAGATCAGATTAATGGTCAATACCGCTCAGAAAGTTTGGAACTAA